The Listeria welshimeri serovar 6b str. SLCC5334 genome has a window encoding:
- the fliM gene encoding flagellar motor switch protein FliM, whose product MSDKLSQEQIDALLSQMSEGKVVDESTEIGDFGRFHPYDFHKPEKFGAEHLESLKTIASAFTKKSMEFISQRIRIPIHTEATLADQVSFASGYIETMPNDSYIFCIIDLGNPELGQIIIELDLAYIIYIHECLSGGNPKRKLSERRLLSVFEELTLKSNLEKFCEALRDSFKSVHPISPEIVNIETNPALLRVTSPNDMMALVSVDIKSEFWISTMRIGVPFFSVEEIMNKLENVVEYTFDKRRNFDAEVEQELHQVEKEARIRVGEIKTTWKELNMLEVGDVLLTETHIRDTLKGYVTEKWKFECYMGKSGNQKAVKFMRHTGRTEQER is encoded by the coding sequence ATGAGCGATAAATTAAGTCAAGAACAAATTGACGCCCTGCTTTCCCAAATGAGTGAAGGTAAGGTAGTCGATGAAAGTACGGAAATTGGCGACTTTGGGCGCTTTCATCCCTATGATTTTCATAAACCAGAGAAATTTGGTGCTGAACACCTCGAAAGCTTAAAGACAATTGCCTCCGCATTTACGAAAAAAAGTATGGAGTTTATTTCTCAGCGAATTCGGATTCCAATTCATACCGAAGCAACTCTTGCGGATCAAGTTTCCTTTGCGAGCGGCTATATCGAAACAATGCCGAACGATAGTTACATTTTCTGCATTATTGATCTCGGTAATCCGGAACTTGGTCAAATTATTATTGAACTTGATTTAGCCTATATCATTTATATTCACGAATGTTTATCAGGTGGAAATCCAAAACGAAAATTAAGCGAGCGCAGACTTTTATCTGTTTTTGAAGAGCTGACGTTGAAATCTAATTTAGAAAAATTTTGCGAAGCGCTTAGGGATAGTTTTAAATCGGTGCATCCAATCTCACCAGAAATCGTTAATATCGAAACCAATCCAGCACTGCTTCGAGTAACGTCACCAAATGACATGATGGCGCTTGTCAGTGTGGATATTAAATCGGAATTTTGGATTAGCACAATGCGCATCGGCGTCCCATTTTTCTCAGTAGAAGAGATTATGAATAAACTTGAGAATGTCGTAGAGTACACATTTGATAAACGACGGAATTTTGATGCGGAAGTGGAGCAAGAATTACATCAAGTTGAGAAAGAAGCGCGCATTCGTGTGGGTGAAATTAAAACAACATGGAAAGAACTTAACATGCTAGAAGTTGGAGATGTACTTCTAACAGAAACCCATATACGCGATACGCTCAAAGGCTATGTCACCGAGAAATGGAAATTTGAATGTTATATGGGAAAAAGTGGTAACCAAAAAGCCGTTAAATTTATGCGTCATACCGGGCGAACAGAGCAGGAGAGGTAG
- a CDS encoding FliM/FliN family flagellar motor switch protein, which translates to MEQIFQVELPEWEPKETTLEGREKGSIRQVDNIGVNLIVRLGKKEMPVGDIAELSIGDVLEVEKKPGHKVEIFLDEKKVGIGEAILMDENFGIVISEID; encoded by the coding sequence ATGGAACAAATATTTCAAGTAGAACTTCCTGAATGGGAACCGAAAGAAACAACCCTAGAAGGACGCGAAAAAGGTTCTATTCGCCAAGTGGATAATATTGGCGTTAACTTAATCGTCCGTCTCGGAAAAAAAGAAATGCCAGTCGGGGATATCGCTGAATTAAGCATTGGCGATGTCCTTGAAGTGGAAAAAAAACCTGGACACAAAGTCGAAATCTTCCTTGACGAAAAAAAAGTTGGTATCGGTGAAGCTATTTTGATGGACGAGAATTTTGGGATTGTTATTTCAGAAATCGACTAA
- a CDS encoding flagellar hook-length control protein FliK produces MLIPDNLLQPLVGKKLIEPKETLAEELVELPFISLLMENSPAPLLKEDSENLAQVSPPLKAIAQPLVSAKLLEGEQETKLPDAPLELKEVKETLAAIAKQAIDQPKIESAPQVVQTPVTNTPKEATKNATREQQPPPELIMPTKESPKLAENVAKNQPVLAKLPQEKEVVQLFKASIKEPVTAKEEVAVKKSAESSNIWHDTAKQLTPTAKTEVPVTLKQLDKNITDQIEQLQKFQVKQNKAFFAIQPESLGKVEVLLKKMPDKIFVHIEYQEQTAKQKLEQMAQDLHNRFRDRGVEVAVTMSEKQAPKENGQGSEGRHQGESKKERERENPHQERTKQEAFDLEEET; encoded by the coding sequence ATGCTAATCCCAGATAATTTGCTACAACCACTTGTCGGAAAAAAACTGATCGAACCAAAAGAAACGTTAGCAGAAGAATTAGTTGAACTACCTTTTATTTCCCTTTTAATGGAAAATAGTCCTGCACCGCTGTTAAAGGAAGACTCGGAAAACTTAGCACAAGTTAGCCCGCCGTTAAAAGCAATCGCCCAACCACTCGTTTCAGCAAAACTACTTGAAGGTGAGCAGGAGACAAAACTACCGGATGCGCCACTTGAGCTGAAAGAAGTGAAAGAAACACTTGCGGCAATCGCCAAACAAGCAATTGACCAACCCAAAATAGAAAGTGCCCCGCAAGTTGTACAGACTCCAGTAACAAATACACCGAAAGAAGCCACAAAAAATGCTACCAGAGAGCAACAACCGCCACCAGAACTTATCATGCCTACAAAAGAATCACCTAAACTAGCAGAAAACGTGGCAAAAAACCAACCAGTTCTAGCCAAACTACCTCAAGAAAAAGAAGTCGTGCAACTTTTCAAAGCGAGCATTAAAGAACCGGTAACAGCAAAAGAAGAAGTTGCCGTCAAAAAGTCCGCAGAATCCAGCAATATTTGGCATGATACGGCTAAACAGCTCACACCAACCGCAAAAACCGAAGTCCCAGTGACATTAAAACAACTCGATAAAAACATCACGGACCAAATCGAACAGTTGCAAAAATTTCAAGTAAAGCAAAATAAAGCTTTTTTCGCGATTCAACCAGAATCACTTGGAAAAGTAGAAGTTTTGCTTAAAAAAATGCCTGATAAAATATTTGTACATATCGAATATCAAGAACAAACAGCGAAACAAAAACTCGAACAAATGGCGCAAGATTTACATAATCGCTTTCGTGACCGAGGTGTGGAAGTAGCCGTAACAATGTCCGAAAAACAAGCGCCAAAAGAAAACGGCCAAGGATCAGAAGGACGACACCAAGGCGAATCTAAGAAAGAGAGAGAACGCGAAAATCCGCATCAAGAAAGAACCAAACAAGAAGCATTTGATTTAGAGGAGGAGACGTAA
- the flgE gene encoding flagellar hook protein FlgE: MNQTMYTAISGMNAFQQALSVTSNNIANANTTGYKKQSVVFNDLLYQNTMGSVAGGLYAGTNPMSFGSGSKIGAILTDYTAGSPTSTGRNKDAALQGRGFFIAGDNAGGNIVYTRDGSFAVSDNNYLTTQQGKYVMGYATDKNGNVLNGNLQPIQIPLNSAIPGEATKNGSLSGNIPLDWGEKDTISSELSVYDNAGGKHKLQVNMKAATPDASGNVSYEYEIQMDGKALTPPVTGTLNYNAQGELTNPDALKNIQINSTVNGKQVNMGLNLSGLTNYGTNQVFSPTSDGKGAATVKDYAVTDSGYIAVSYSDGTVIPVAQLAVATFSNEDGLVKMGNGEYVPGLSSGDAVYGVAGQNGAGGISGSSLEGSNVDLSREFVNLMTYQSGFQGNTKVIRVADDVMKQIVNLIQ, encoded by the coding sequence ATGAATCAAACTATGTATACAGCTATTTCTGGGATGAATGCGTTCCAACAAGCATTATCGGTGACATCAAATAATATTGCCAATGCCAACACGACAGGTTATAAAAAACAAAGCGTCGTTTTCAATGATTTACTTTACCAAAACACTATGGGATCTGTTGCAGGTGGACTTTATGCTGGGACAAACCCAATGAGCTTCGGTTCCGGTTCAAAAATTGGTGCGATTTTAACAGATTATACAGCGGGTTCTCCGACATCCACTGGTAGAAATAAGGATGCAGCACTACAAGGTCGCGGCTTTTTCATTGCTGGCGATAATGCTGGTGGCAATATCGTTTACACACGTGATGGTAGTTTTGCAGTGTCTGACAACAATTACTTAACAACCCAACAAGGGAAATACGTAATGGGCTACGCAACGGACAAAAATGGCAACGTTTTAAACGGCAATTTACAACCAATTCAAATCCCGCTAAATAGCGCGATTCCCGGTGAAGCAACAAAAAATGGTAGCTTAAGCGGTAATATTCCACTTGATTGGGGCGAAAAAGATACGATTTCTTCCGAGCTTTCTGTATATGATAATGCAGGTGGGAAGCATAAACTTCAAGTCAATATGAAAGCTGCTACACCAGACGCAAGCGGCAATGTTTCGTACGAATATGAAATCCAAATGGACGGAAAAGCTTTAACTCCTCCAGTGACAGGAACACTTAACTACAATGCGCAAGGCGAATTAACAAACCCTGACGCACTTAAAAATATTCAAATTAATTCCACAGTAAATGGCAAACAAGTCAATATGGGCTTAAACCTAAGTGGCTTAACAAACTATGGGACAAACCAAGTATTCTCTCCAACTTCCGATGGAAAAGGTGCTGCAACAGTAAAAGATTATGCAGTAACAGATTCAGGTTATATTGCAGTAAGTTACTCAGATGGTACAGTTATTCCCGTTGCTCAACTTGCAGTTGCTACTTTCTCCAATGAAGACGGCTTAGTTAAAATGGGGAACGGCGAATATGTTCCAGGTTTATCTTCCGGAGATGCAGTATACGGCGTTGCTGGTCAAAATGGTGCTGGCGGAATTAGCGGTTCTTCATTAGAAGGTTCCAACGTAGATTTATCTCGCGAATTCGTTAATCTAATGACATATCAAAGTGGTTTCCAAGGGAATACAAAAGTTATTCGTGTTGCGGATGACGTGATGAAACAAATTGTGAACTTGATTCAGTAG
- a CDS encoding flagellar hook capping FlgD N-terminal domain-containing protein, which yields MDGISSLSGASQDTNNAVTSSVSKTLGKDDFMKLFLTSLQYQDPSSPLDTNEMMSQMAQLSLMEQVANMTTAVDKLSEQAQNSALQSAVNFIGKDIKGVSLNGEVISGKVESVQQTTNGVMLKLKDNDSLVPMTYVTEIN from the coding sequence TTGGACGGAATTAGTAGTTTATCTGGAGCAAGTCAGGATACAAATAATGCAGTGACATCTAGCGTATCAAAAACACTTGGGAAAGATGATTTCATGAAACTCTTTTTAACAAGCTTACAATATCAAGATCCCTCAAGCCCACTTGATACGAATGAAATGATGTCACAAATGGCGCAACTTTCCTTAATGGAGCAAGTTGCCAATATGACAACTGCCGTAGATAAACTTTCTGAACAAGCACAAAACTCAGCCTTGCAATCAGCGGTTAATTTCATCGGTAAAGATATAAAAGGTGTGTCACTAAACGGCGAAGTAATCAGCGGAAAAGTCGAAAGCGTTCAACAAACGACAAACGGTGTCATGCTGAAATTAAAAGATAATGATAGCCTTGTGCCAATGACTTATGTAACTGAAATTAATTAA
- a CDS encoding flagellar motor switch protein FliN, producing MKINHNIPLRIDFELGRTKQPVGSLLDVKKGTVFRLEDSTANVVKITISGKCIGYGEILTKDGKMFVKITKLGEGSSS from the coding sequence ATGAAAATTAATCATAATATTCCACTCAGAATCGACTTCGAGCTAGGGCGCACAAAACAGCCAGTTGGTAGTTTGTTAGATGTAAAAAAGGGAACCGTTTTTCGGTTAGAAGATTCCACAGCTAATGTGGTTAAAATTACTATTTCTGGCAAATGTATCGGTTACGGCGAAATTTTGACTAAAGATGGCAAAATGTTTGTCAAAATAACCAAATTAGGAGAGGGAAGTTCTTCATGA